The Desulfonatronum thiodismutans nucleotide sequence TGTCTTCAATCTGGTTCGCCACGCGGGATGGAGCTTTTCCTTTCTCCGCCACCGGCCCAACCTGAACGCCGTTCAAAAACGCATCGGCAAGGGCGGGGTGATGTCGGTGTTCGGGATGCGGATGATGCCCCTATCCGGCTTCTATTCCACTATCATGATGGGCATGTTGCCCCTTCGACATGCTCACTTTCTGCTGGGCACGTTTCTGGGCACCTTTCCCCAGGCCATCCCGGCGACCCTGATCGGTGCCGGGGCCACCCAGGAGACCCTCCAGACCAGCATTGCCTTCATCGTCGCCGCAGTGATCGCCTTTGTGATCATCTGGTTCGGCATCGACGCCTATCGCCGGAAAATACACCACGCCAACCCGCCATTGACCCCGTAACCCTCCATCCATATGACAAAATTTCTCGACGGCCCCTTCGCAGCCACTTTCGGATACCTGATCCTAATCTGCCTCTGCCTGGTGCTGTTCCTGCCGGGCATGACCACCCTGCCCCCTTTTGACCGGGACGAAGCCCGTTTCGCCCAGGCTTCCCGGCAAATGTTGGAAGAAGGGGACTACATCCGGATCAAATTCCAGGAACAGGATCGCCACAAAAAGCCCGTGGGCATCTACTGGCTCCAGGCCGCCTCGGCCCGTCTGACCAATCCCGAGGTCCTTTGGCCCTATCGTCTGCCGTCCGTGCTGGGGGCCGTGCTGGCCGTGCTGCTGACCTTTTCCCTGGCCAGACGGGCCCTGGACGTCCGCTTCGCCCTGGCCGCCGCGGCCCTGCTGGCCTGCACCATCCTGCTGGTCACCGAGGCTCACCTGGCAAAAACCGACGCCATGCTCCTGGCCTCCATTACGGCCATGCAAGTAGCCCTGGCCCGCTGCTACATCCGCCCGGCGGACCAGCAGCCGGAACCCTGGCTCTGGCTGTTGTTCTGGGGAGGCATGGGCGGGTCCATCCTGCTCAAGGGTCCGGTGGGGCCGATGATCTCCGGCCTGACCCTGCTGACCCTGTTCATCGCCGATCGCCGTGCCCCGGAAACAATCACTTACGGACGCTTTGCCTGGCTACGCGGGCTGCGGCCCAAGGCCGGCCTGCTCCTGACCGCGGCCATGGTCCTGCCCTGGCTTATCGCCGTCAGCCTGGCCACGGACGGCTCCTTCGTCTCCGACGCGGTCACCGGCGACCTGCTGCCCAAGCTGATTTCCGGCCACGAATCCCACGGCGCTCCTCCGGGGATGTACCTGCTCTTGTTCACCCTGACCTTCTGGCCGGGATCGCTGCTGGCCTGGCCGGCCCTGGTCCAAACCTGGTCCCTGCGAAAGACGGACCGCTTGGTCCGTTTTCTCTGGGCCTGGATCGTCCCGTCCTGGATCGTCTTTGAGCTGGTACCCACCAAGCTGCCCCATTACGTTCTGCCCATGTATCCGGCCATCGCCCTGCTCATCGGCGTCTGGCTGGCCACGCTCTCTCAGCGGGCGGCCAATCCCGGCGTCTCATCCACGACTGCAGGCTCTCCAGGGCGATTCGCGACCTGGATTCCCAGGATCGGCGCCGGGCTGTGGCTGGCCATCGGGGTCGTGCTGGGCATCGGCTTGATCGTGGCCCCGTTTTACCTGGACAAGGCTCTCTCCTGGTGGGGCGTTCTCGCGGCCCTGATCGTTATGGCCATGACTGCTCTGGCCTGGCGAGCCTATCGCGAGGGACACATGTTCCGGGTTTGCGGAATTCTCCTGCTGGGCGCGATCCTGGTGTTTCCGGTCATTCTGGGCAAGGGGCTGCCCGAACTGCGCGGATTCTGGGTCAGCCGGGCCGTGCTGCAAACCGTGGACTCCCTGCGCCAGGAGCATCCGGACCTTCGCGGCCTCGTCGCCTCGACGGGCTTTCAGGAACCCAGCCTGGCCTTTCTCCTGGGAACCCCAACCCGGCTGGTCAATCACCTGGACGCCGCGGCCCACCTCCAGGAACATCCTGACGGCTTGGCGCTGGTCGAATCCCGCCAGGAGCAGCGCTTTCATGAAGCCGTGGGCAATCTTGGCCTGGACGTGGAACGGCTGGCCATTATTCGCGGTTTCAACTATTCCAAGGGGCAGTGGGTGACCATCGGTTTTTACGCTACCCCCCGCCAATAATGATTTCCCAACACACCCATGCGCTACTATCCCATTCTTCTCGATCTGCACGACAAGTACTGCCTCGTGGTCGGCGTGGGCCAGGTGGGGACGCGCAAGGTCCGCACGCTCCTGTCCTGCGCTCCGGGACGATTGCGGATCGTGGACACCCGCGAACCGGAGCCCTGCTGGCGCGAACTCATCGAGCAGGGCTTGGTGGAATACCATGTCCGTACGTTTCTTCCGGAGGATCTGGAGGGCTGCTTCCTGGTCATCGCCAGCACCAGCGACGAAAACCTGAACTGGCGAATCAGTCGGTTGTGCGCCGAACGAGGGATCCTCTGCAACATCGTGGACCAGCCCGAGAAATGCAGCTTTATTCTTCCGGCCATGCACTCCCAGGGCGACCTGACCATTGCCGTGTCCACGTCCGGCTCCAGCCCGGCCCTGGCCAAAAAAATCCGCCAGGACCTCGGTGCCTGCTTCGGACCGGAGTATGCCCGGTTCCTGGCCGTAATGCGCCGCCTGCGCCCGCTGATTCTGGAACTGAACCTGCCCACGTCGGACAATACCGCCCTGTTCCGGGCCTTGACCCAATCCCAACTGCTGGATGCCGTGCAGTCAGGGGATGACGCCCGAATTCTGGAAGTGTTGCGACGTCATCTCCCCGAAAGCCTGCATCCTCGCTTGGAGGACGTGATCGGTGAATCTGACTGAAACCCTCGAACTAGCCGTTCTGGCGCTCTATTTTCTCGGGGCCGTGCTGCATATTCTCGCGGTGCTGATCCGCGGCCCCCTGCTCCGTTCCGGTGGGCAAATCGCGACCCTGCTCGGCTTCGGCCTGCATACCGCCGACATCGGACTGTATATGGCCCGTTACGGTGGAGATGCTCTGGGTCACGGTCCGTTTTACTTCAGCCTGATGGCCTGGACCTTGATCATCGTCTCCCTGGTCCTGAACTGGCGGCTACGGATGCACTTTCTGGCCCTGACCTCCCTGCCCCTGGCTCTTATCGTCTACTCCTTCGCCACGACCCTGCCCAGCATGGAAGTCATCCTTCCGGAAAGCTTCATGGGGCTGTGGTTCGGGCTGCATATCGGCACCCTGTTCCTGAGCATCTGCCTGCTGGCCATGGCCGCCAGCGCCGGGGCCGTCTATCTGTTCCTGGAAAAGAAAATCAAGGGCAAGACCAAGATCACCGGCCTGAGCAAGGATCTGCCTTCCCTCTCCCTATTCGACCAGGTCAACGCCTGGGCCGTGAACCTTGGCTTTCCGCTGTTCACCGTGGGCCTGCTGTCCGGATTCCTCTGGGCGCACTTCACCTGGGAGCGCTTCTTCTCCTGGGATCCGAAAGAGGTCGCGGCCATCATCGTCTGGCTGCTCTTCGCCTTTCTCTTTCACCAGCGCCTGGTCAACGGCTGGCGCGGCCGCAAGCCTGCCAAACTGGCCATCTGGATCTTCGCTTTGTCCCTGGTCTCCATGCTGGGGATCAACTTTTTCCTCGAGACCCATCACAGCTTTCAACCCTGAGTCATGAATCAATCCATCTGTCTGCTCGGACTCAACCACCGCACCGCCCCGGTCGAAGTCCGGGAGCGCTATGCCCTGCCCGACGTCGATCCGCGGGACCAAGGGCTGATCGCCGCCGGGTCCGGTGTTAAAGAGGCCATGATCCTTTCCACCTGCAACCGGGTGGAACTATTAACCGTTGGCCGTGAAGACAAGGATACGGCCCGGGAAATCCTGCGCTTTTGGGCCGACTGTTGCGGGGGCGACGTCCATGAATTGCAGGACCACACCTACACCCACCGTAATCTGGACGCGGTGACCCACCTGTTTTCCGTGGCCTCCAGCCTGGATTCCATGGTCCTGGGCGAACCCCAGATTCTCGGCCAGCTCAAGCAGGCCTACCGGAGCAGCGTCAAGCAGGGGACCTCCGGCGTGGTCCTGAACCGGCTCCTGCACAAATCCTTCTCCGTGGCCAAACGGGTGCGCACGGAAACGAAAGTCGCTTCCAACGCGGTTTCCATCAGTTTCGCCGCCGTGGAACTGGCCAAACGCATCTTCGGCGACCTCTCCAACCAGACCGCCATGCTCGTGGGAGCCGGAGAAATGGCCGAGCTGGCCGCCACCCACCTGCTCTCCGCCGGGGTCAAACGGATGCTCATCGCCAACCGCACCCACGCCCGGGGCTGTGAACTGGCCTCCCGCATCAAGGGGGAGGCCGTGCTCTTCGCCGAACTGTTCGAGCGCATGGCCGAAGCGGATATCGTCATCAGTTCCACCGGCGCGACCCAGACAGTCATCCAACGCCGCGACGTCCAATCCATCATGAAGCGCCGTCGCAACCGGCCGATGTTCTTCATCGACATCGCCGTGCCCCGAGACATCGACCCGGACGTGAACAACCTGGACAACATCTACCTCTACGACATCGACGACCTGAAGGAAGTGGTGGAGGAAAACCTGAGCCAGCGCAAGACCGAAGCGGCCAAGGCCATGGTCATCGTCCAGGAGGAAACGGAAAAATTCGCCTGCTGGCTGCGCTCCCTGGATCTCAAGCCCACTATCCTGGACCTGCTGGCCGGCGGAGAACGAATCGCTCGAAAGGAACTCAAAAAGACCCTGCGCCGCCTTGGCCCGAAAGCCGACGACCCGGAAGTGAGCCAGGCCCTGGAGACCCTGGTACTCTCCCTGGCCCACAAGCTGTATCACCAGCCGTTGGACTTTCTGAAACGCCGCGCCCAGGAAGAGGACGCCGGAGCCCGGTACATCGACGTCACCCGCCGGATGTTCAACCTGGACAATGAACCGCCCAGCCCGGACGCCCATCCGGATCGACGCAAACCCAAATCAAGCGAGGAATGATTCTTCCAGAGCCTCGCTGCAAACACCCTTGGAGAAACACCATTGCGCGCCTACCTGATCGATGAACTCAATTCCGCGGACATGCAGAGCCTTTTGGCCTGCCTGGAGGCCAAAGCAGTGAAGGCTTCCGTGGAGGACATGTACTGGCTGGAAATCCCCGACAACCTCCTTTCCGCGGAACAGCGCGAGCACGCGGCCCAGTGCGGCCCCTTCGTCTGCTCCCTGGAAACCGGCCCGAACTGGCTGAAAGTGGAACTGCTGATCCGAGGCCGAGGCAAGCTGCGCTGCTCCTGCATCGCCTACGCGGACCAGGCACAACGGGAGTGGGTACTGGACCAAATCGACGCCATGCTGGCTGAGTCGGACATCCCGGTATAAGGGCTTTCAAAGGCGCAACCGTCCGGATTTCTTCAGACACAATATGCCTTCCTCCGCTCCGCCCACTACCATCCAGGACCTGCCACCCACCTGGGCGCGGTTTTGTCTGGGCATTGAGCGGTTTCTCCTTCACGACCTCGTCCTTCCCCTTCGCCATCGCCACCTGTTGCTGGCCTGCTCCGCCGGGAGCGATTCCACGGCCCTGCTGTTGATCCTGCATTGTCTGGCCCCTCGCCTGGGGCTCACGATCAACGTCGCCCACCTGGACCATGGGCTGCGTCCGGAATCCACCCAAGAGACGGGCCATGTCGCGGAGCTCTGCCGACGTCTCGGCGTCCGGATCACGGTGGGAAGAAGCAATGTCGCCCGGTACGCCCGGATTACCGGAACCGGCCTGGAGGAAGCCGGACGCACCCTGCGCTATCGCTTTCTCTTCGGGGTGCGGCGGAAACTCAACGCTGACATGCTGCTCACCGCCCACCATGCCGACGACTTGGCCGAGGATGTGCTGATGCGCCTGGTCCGTGGGACAGGGTGGCCGGGATTGGCCGGAATGCCATGCTGGGATTCAGCGCGCTTGCTTCTACGCCCACTGCTCTACACACCCAAGCAGGATCTCCGGGATTTTTTAAACGACACCGGAGTGTCTTGGTCCGAAGACGTCAGCAACGCGGACCCGAACCACACCCGCAACCGTATTCGCAATGACCTTATCCCCCTGGTGCTCCTTGAGAACCCCCGGTTCCTGGAGGCCATCACCCGCCTGCACCGGCAGGGAGAACTGGACAGCGACCTCTTTGCATCCCTGATCACCCCCCTGGTCCCACAGGTTGACCAATCCGGTCGCTTTCTGGAATCCTCTTTATTGCGCACCCTGCACCCGGGGTTGCGACTGCGCCTCTACAAAGCCGTCATCGACGACCTCGGGCCAGGCCAAGCCCTGCACAACTCCCTTTTACGCCTGGACAAGGCCTGGAAAGACCGCCGAAGAGAAGCAACCCTCCAATTCCCGGGCGGCAAGACCGCCATGATCAATTCAGCGGGTATCCGCTTCGCCACGTCCCCCACATTCAGCTCACAGGAGACTTCCACCTCATGCGACTGAGCGTCAAACTCTTCCTCGGCATTTTGTTGATCGCCGTCATGGCCTCCGGGGCCACGGGCTCCTACTTTTACTATCAAGCCAGAAGCGCCATGTTGGATTCCATCCGAGATCAACTCAAGGCCACGGCCAAAATTTCCGCTATGCTCGTGGACGGCGACATTTTACAGGAGCTGACCGAGCCGGGCCAGATGATCTCGCCGGAATACCTGGAAATCCAGGAATTAATGGGCATCATCGCCCAGACCAGCCAGGAATATCTTTTCGCCTACACCATGCGCATGGAGAACGGTCAGGTGCGATTTATCGTGGATTCACCGGCCCATGACGACGATGGCGACGGGGTCATCAGCGAAGACGAGCTTCCGGAGCCCATCGGGGCCCTGTATCCCGATCCGCCTATGGAGCTCTTGCAGGGATTCGTGCGGCCTTCCAGCGATGAACGTCCGCATTACGACCAGTGGGGCGCGTCCATGTCCGGTTACGCCCCGATTCACGACTCCGCGGGGCGACCCGTGGCCCTGCTCGGCATCGACATGACCGTGGCAACCGTGGAGGGCAAACTGGCGGCCATCCGCCAAGCCGGCTTGATCTCGCTGTTCATCGCTTTGGTCGTGGCCCTGGGCATGAGTTGGTACTTCAGTCGCAGCATTTTTCGTCCTTTGGGCAAGCTGCAACAGGCCTTGGGCAAAGTCGGCGAAGGTGACTATTCCCAACGTCTGGATGAGTCGGGACCAAAAGAAATCGTCGCTTCAGCGCGGAGTTACAACGCCATGGTCACGGAATTGCGCGAAAAGGCTCTGATGAAAAACAGCCTGGGCAAAATCCTCGGGACCGAGGCGATGGAGCACCTGTTGAAGAACCGTCTTGAGCTGGGCGGTGAAATGCACAACGCCACGCTGTTGGTGTGCGACCTGCGCGGTTTTTCCCGGTTGTGTCAGAAACTCCCCCCCAAGTTACTGGTGGGACTTCTCAACGACTACCTCACGGCCATGGTCGAGGTGATTCAGCGTCACGGCGGCATTGTGGACAAGTTCGTCGGGGACATGGTCCTGGCGGTTTTCGGACATCCCGTTCCCCTGGAAAAGGAACAGCGCGTGGCCTTGAGCGCGGCCAAAGCCATGGTCGCCCGGTGCGACGAGTTGAACGAGCAATTGCGGCTGGGCCCGGAACTGCGCCTGCGTAATTCCATCGGCCTACATTCCGGCCCGGTCCTGGCCGGAATCATCGGCAGCCCGGAAAGGATGGAGTACACGGTCATGGGCCATTCCGTGAACGTGGCCAGCAGGATCGAGCGACTAACGAGACCACTGTACGTCCGGATCGCCGCGAGCATGGACTTCACGCTCAACCATGGCCAAGGCCACGGGCTGGCTTCAGTCGGAACGCAATCTTTGCCGGGGATGGACGCGGAGATGGAAATATACGTCCTCCGAGGTGGGGGCGAGGAGCCCAGTTCCGGGTGAAGACCAACCGGCAAGCGCGATGGAGAAAAATGAAAAAGCGGCGGCTCCCATGATATCATGAGAGCCGCCGCTTTTTTATGATCGCGGATGTGGGCGCGTTCCGTACATTCAGCCCGTTGGCTGCCCGCTCTCAAGAACTCCGGGAGTCATATTCGCCAACTCGTCCCGGATGCGCTCCATCAGCTCGGCATCCTCCGGTTCCAATTCCAGAACCCGCTCAAAATGTACACGGGCCAGTTCCGGTTCCTCCAGGTAATGCTTGTAAAGCATGCCCAGATTGAAGTGCGCCCGATGATTATCGGGCTTGATTTCCACGATCCGCTCGAATTGTTCGGCGGATTCGACGTACTGTTCCATGTTGTAGTGGGCCACGCCCAAGCCGTTCAAGGCCCTGTCCAGGGAAGGATCCAGGGCGATGGAGCGCTTCCAGAAAGCCGCCGCCCGTTCCCATGATCCCATGCGCATGAACTGATCGCCAAGGGCCATCAGCGTAGGCAAATGGTTCGGTTCACTGTCCAGCCGGGCCATTAACTCGGAGATCTCATTCATGGCCATGGATGATTCCGATGGCCTGGCCTGCATGGTCAAACCCGGATTCTGCAGGCGGTAGATGATCGATCCGACAAAAATCAAAACCAGACCAAGGGCGATGACCGCCACGACCAGACGGCGTCCCTGATCATGCGGACCGAGTGTCGTGCTGCTCATTATCCAGAGCCTCCAAGTGTTGTAATCGTTGCTCCATCGTGGCCTGGCGGCGGGCTAGAAAAAAAATGTAGCCCCCCAGGCCGATCCAGACCGCCGCATTGGCGGCCAACAAATATTGTGCCGTATCCATGAGATTGCCCTTCATCCCGGAAAGAGAGGTGGGTAAAGGAATACTGTATGCATTTCCAGCGGATTCGTAAAGAAACCGCTTTTGTGAAAAAAGCAGTAAAAGGCCCAAAAAAAGGGAAGGGCATGGCCGNNCGGCCATGCCCTTCCCTTTTTAAGTTGTCGAGATGTTCCCGCAAGAACGCCTCGCACCACTCAAGTTGCTGTTTATTCCGCCGCTTCTTCCTTCTTGGCAGCCTTCTTCTTCGGCTTGGGCGGGGTGCCTTGCTCTTCGATGATCACCTTGGTCGTGGAGACGGGACGCCACGTACGTTTGTGGTGCAGGCATTTGGTGGGGCAATGGTCGCCGCATGTACCGCAGTAGACGCAGGCGAAGGCGTCGCAACTCCAAATCCCTTTTTCCTTGTCCACGGTGATGCACTGAGACGGGCACTTCCGGGCACAGGTGTTGCAAAATATGCACTTATCGATATCAATGTACAACTCGCCCCGGTTATTTTCAAAGGGCTCCCGGACTGTAAAGGGATAGAGCCGGGTGGATTTCTTGGTGAACAGGTTTTTCAGGACATTGCCTGTCATTGGCGTGACTTTGAACATGACTCGTCTCCTAACGTTCCGTGCAGCTGATGCAGGGGTCAATGGAGAGAACGACCACCGGTACGTCCGCCAGCTCGATCCCCGGCAACATGGCGG carries:
- the hemA gene encoding glutamyl-tRNA reductase encodes the protein MNQSICLLGLNHRTAPVEVRERYALPDVDPRDQGLIAAGSGVKEAMILSTCNRVELLTVGREDKDTAREILRFWADCCGGDVHELQDHTYTHRNLDAVTHLFSVASSLDSMVLGEPQILGQLKQAYRSSVKQGTSGVVLNRLLHKSFSVAKRVRTETKVASNAVSISFAAVELAKRIFGDLSNQTAMLVGAGEMAELAATHLLSAGVKRMLIANRTHARGCELASRIKGEAVLFAELFERMAEADIVISSTGATQTVIQRRDVQSIMKRRRNRPMFFIDIAVPRDIDPDVNNLDNIYLYDIDDLKEVVEENLSQRKTEAAKAMVIVQEETEKFACWLRSLDLKPTILDLLAGGERIARKELKKTLRRLGPKADDPEVSQALETLVLSLAHKLYHQPLDFLKRRAQEEDAGARYIDVTRRMFNLDNEPPSPDAHPDRRKPKSSEE
- the tilS gene encoding tRNA lysidine(34) synthetase TilS — translated: MPSSAPPTTIQDLPPTWARFCLGIERFLLHDLVLPLRHRHLLLACSAGSDSTALLLILHCLAPRLGLTINVAHLDHGLRPESTQETGHVAELCRRLGVRITVGRSNVARYARITGTGLEEAGRTLRYRFLFGVRRKLNADMLLTAHHADDLAEDVLMRLVRGTGWPGLAGMPCWDSARLLLRPLLYTPKQDLRDFLNDTGVSWSEDVSNADPNHTRNRIRNDLIPLVLLENPRFLEAITRLHRQGELDSDLFASLITPLVPQVDQSGRFLESSLLRTLHPGLRLRLYKAVIDDLGPGQALHNSLLRLDKAWKDRRREATLQFPGGKTAMINSAGIRFATSPTFSSQETSTSCD
- a CDS encoding tetratricopeptide repeat protein; the encoded protein is MSSTTLGPHDQGRRLVVAVIALGLVLIFVGSIIYRLQNPGLTMQARPSESSMAMNEISELMARLDSEPNHLPTLMALGDQFMRMGSWERAAAFWKRSIALDPSLDRALNGLGVAHYNMEQYVESAEQFERIVEIKPDNHRAHFNLGMLYKHYLEEPELARVHFERVLELEPEDAELMERIRDELANMTPGVLESGQPTG
- a CDS encoding 4Fe-4S binding protein, which codes for MFKVTPMTGNVLKNLFTKKSTRLYPFTVREPFENNRGELYIDIDKCIFCNTCARKCPSQCITVDKEKGIWSCDAFACVYCGTCGDHCPTKCLHHKRTWRPVSTTKVIIEEQGTPPKPKKKAAKKEEAAE
- a CDS encoding ArnT family glycosyltransferase, which produces MTKFLDGPFAATFGYLILICLCLVLFLPGMTTLPPFDRDEARFAQASRQMLEEGDYIRIKFQEQDRHKKPVGIYWLQAASARLTNPEVLWPYRLPSVLGAVLAVLLTFSLARRALDVRFALAAAALLACTILLVTEAHLAKTDAMLLASITAMQVALARCYIRPADQQPEPWLWLLFWGGMGGSILLKGPVGPMISGLTLLTLFIADRRAPETITYGRFAWLRGLRPKAGLLLTAAMVLPWLIAVSLATDGSFVSDAVTGDLLPKLISGHESHGAPPGMYLLLFTLTFWPGSLLAWPALVQTWSLRKTDRLVRFLWAWIVPSWIVFELVPTKLPHYVLPMYPAIALLIGVWLATLSQRAANPGVSSTTAGSPGRFATWIPRIGAGLWLAIGVVLGIGLIVAPFYLDKALSWWGVLAALIVMAMTALAWRAYREGHMFRVCGILLLGAILVFPVILGKGLPELRGFWVSRAVLQTVDSLRQEHPDLRGLVASTGFQEPSLAFLLGTPTRLVNHLDAAAHLQEHPDGLALVESRQEQRFHEAVGNLGLDVERLAIIRGFNYSKGQWVTIGFYATPRQ
- a CDS encoding precorrin-2 dehydrogenase/sirohydrochlorin ferrochelatase family protein, which gives rise to MRYYPILLDLHDKYCLVVGVGQVGTRKVRTLLSCAPGRLRIVDTREPEPCWRELIEQGLVEYHVRTFLPEDLEGCFLVIASTSDENLNWRISRLCAERGILCNIVDQPEKCSFILPAMHSQGDLTIAVSTSGSSPALAKKIRQDLGACFGPEYARFLAVMRRLRPLILELNLPTSDNTALFRALTQSQLLDAVQSGDDARILEVLRRHLPESLHPRLEDVIGESD
- a CDS encoding adenylate/guanylate cyclase domain-containing protein, which translates into the protein MRLSVKLFLGILLIAVMASGATGSYFYYQARSAMLDSIRDQLKATAKISAMLVDGDILQELTEPGQMISPEYLEIQELMGIIAQTSQEYLFAYTMRMENGQVRFIVDSPAHDDDGDGVISEDELPEPIGALYPDPPMELLQGFVRPSSDERPHYDQWGASMSGYAPIHDSAGRPVALLGIDMTVATVEGKLAAIRQAGLISLFIALVVALGMSWYFSRSIFRPLGKLQQALGKVGEGDYSQRLDESGPKEIVASARSYNAMVTELREKALMKNSLGKILGTEAMEHLLKNRLELGGEMHNATLLVCDLRGFSRLCQKLPPKLLVGLLNDYLTAMVEVIQRHGGIVDKFVGDMVLAVFGHPVPLEKEQRVALSAAKAMVARCDELNEQLRLGPELRLRNSIGLHSGPVLAGIIGSPERMEYTVMGHSVNVASRIERLTRPLYVRIAASMDFTLNHGQGHGLASVGTQSLPGMDAEMEIYVLRGGGEEPSSG
- the ccsA gene encoding cytochrome c biogenesis protein CcsA, with amino-acid sequence MNLTETLELAVLALYFLGAVLHILAVLIRGPLLRSGGQIATLLGFGLHTADIGLYMARYGGDALGHGPFYFSLMAWTLIIVSLVLNWRLRMHFLALTSLPLALIVYSFATTLPSMEVILPESFMGLWFGLHIGTLFLSICLLAMAASAGAVYLFLEKKIKGKTKITGLSKDLPSLSLFDQVNAWAVNLGFPLFTVGLLSGFLWAHFTWERFFSWDPKEVAAIIVWLLFAFLFHQRLVNGWRGRKPAKLAIWIFALSLVSMLGINFFLETHHSFQP
- a CDS encoding CcmD family protein; the protein is MDTAQYLLAANAAVWIGLGGYIFFLARRQATMEQRLQHLEALDNEQHDTRSA